The Lathyrus oleraceus cultivar Zhongwan6 chromosome 5, CAAS_Psat_ZW6_1.0, whole genome shotgun sequence genome includes the window ATGATCAGAGGATCTTAGGCCTTTGTAGATGAATCTCATGCCTTGGGTTTATGGATTATTGTGGTCATTAAGTATATATATTTATGAGATTATATGTATGAGATGTATGCTTATGGTTTAAGGCTAAAAAAGAGTGATATGGGTAAGGCAAATTTGAGGGTATGAAAGTCTCCACAAGGATGGATGAGATATTACCTCTATTCTACAGTTTACCATGTCTTAAGCAAGGGTTTCGAATGATTTTGGGTTGGTGAAAGTAACATTCCTAAGAGTTTGTAGCAATGATAAAAGTTTAGAAAGATTAATGGTTTAAAAGACATATAAATAATAGAGTTCATCAACCTATTTTGTATTTATTCAATTGATCAAGCATGTGAACTTCATTTATAATCAACATAACCATACATCTCTCATCTATATCGCTCATGTCTAAAACGGTATCGTGAGTTTTATCGTATTGTTTAATCGACAATgtctcaacctattaaacaataCAAATAACATTAGTGATCAAATACAAATTGAATATAAAAGTCTACTTCCATGTCTAAATTTGGTCTTTAATAAATGATAAACTTAGGTCAATACTTAAAAGACCTTTCTCAACAATGTTTTAAACCACAAATATTCAATAAAAGCAAAGATTATCATCTACATTGATTATCAAGTTGTTCACATACAAAAGATTAAAAGAAATACATACAAGTTAAGATTAATTACATCTAATCTTGATACAAGAAGGTTTAGCTACCCATAACCATTGTAGCTTTTTCAACAAGTATCAAGAAGAGATTCACAAGCATCAATGTCGAAAAACTCGAAGATTGATGCTTCAAAATCTTGATTCTGAGTTCTTGATGATTTTTTATCTACAAATTTCTCTGGAATAAAGTTGGAGAGCTCTCAAAATATCTAGCCAAAAGTATGTATAGCATGTCCAAAAAGTGAAATCGCGCTAAGCCCCATTAGAGCGCGCTTAGCGTAATCAGAAAAAAAAATTAATCGCCTTCATTCACGCTAAGCACACTCCTAGCATACTCCTAGTGCGAATTTCCTAATTTCCTTATGTCCCACGTTTTATAAGGGCTCTAGAAGCGCGCTTAGCCCGCTTTGAAAAACTTGGAAACTTCAAAATTGAAACTTTGGGTCTTGCTTGGTGCCTTCTTGTTTCTCATGCTTCCAATAGGCTTTGAAGCCTAAACATTTGCACCAAAATGATCAAACAAAATCTATTTATATGATAATTTTAAAAACTACATATTTACACTTAAAACTAAGGTGCTAACAAGAAATTCCATTGAGATTAAGTGAAAAGGGCCACAAAATACTATGAATTATTTACACAAATTGGCCTTTAACaacaactcatcatcatcttttgagtcttcatcagaataTTCTGATTCTTCCTCATCTTGGTAAGACCTTATCTTCTCAGGCTTAGACTTCAAAGAAACAAATTTACCTTacttctgaggttcatcttcttcgAGTTTTATGTCAtggcttcttaaagaactaacaagttcttcaagactaatGTTGTTCAAGTCTCTTGCCAACTTCAAGGAAGTTACCATATGTATCCATTTTTGAGGGAGACTTCTAATGATTTTCTTGACATCATCAATTGCagagtatcctttgtccagaaccttaaGTCCTGCACCAATCtgaaatcttgagaacatagtctcagCGGTTTTatcatcttccattctgaatgcttcatacttctggattaaggcAAAAACCTTTGTCTCCTTTAGTTGATCATTcccctcatgagtcatcctcagatAGTCAAATATAGACTTGGAAgaatctttgtttgttatcttctcatactcagtataagaTATAGCATTTAGTAATATAGTTCtagccttatgatgatttttgaaatcctTCTTTTTTTGATCTGTCATAGCACTTCTTACTATATTGTTTCCTTCAGCATTAACTGAGTAAACCTAGCCATCAactacaagatcccagagatAAACATCATAtccaagaaagaaactttctattctatctttccagtaatcaaacttttcacCATCAAAGACTGGTGGTTTAACACTATAGTGATGTCTCTCATTGTTGTTAATAGTGTTAATAATGGCCATTGTTTCTCACACACAAATTGGATCAGTACTAAACACAATGAAATGTTGATAAAttttttatcacaatcagaatcggagctctgatgtcaattgaaggtgtgaaaaacacaagaaaggggggtttgaattgggttttcaaaaacaaaagctttttacTAACTCAAAAACACTACACAACAAATGAACAAAGAGAAAAAGATACAAGGATTcttatcctggttcgcttgaaactcaaatctactccagtccacctgccaaggtgatttctccttatacacaaggacttagtccactataaccaaacatattacataacaaacacaaagaacaactttctttgtcttctcaaggatctgactataacttagtctccttaaggaaaatCACAAAGAAAAAatttctttgtcttctcaaggatccgactaaaacctagtctccttaaggaaaatACAAACGaatagtttgaataatattttgtgtgttactAGTTGCTTTTACACAAGTAAATTTTACACAAATAAAATACGAAATACTTAAAAAAACAGTGTACAAAATTGATAGCTTTTCACGTAGAAACAGACTTGTCAAATATTGTAGTGTGTATCAActttttcttcaagtctccaagtcccacttatatagAATAAGAAAAGAGATCGTTGAAGGGAAAAATGGGGATACCAATATAGCGGATGTTCACTGTTGGATTGGTGACAAGAGTGATACATCGTACAGTGCTTTTCCCACAATTCTAGTGAcaagtgtgatgtatagtactgtccttCGCCCACAAATTAAGGAGTGGAAGAAATATTTGATTTGcactatgtactatttgatcacgtatcCACTTGATGTTACCTTCAAATTCATTGGTTTTTGAGAAACAGTTGATGATGTATGAAAAGAAGAAACACACAGCTGGATTCAaaatcttcagtcagaaccttgacagcgtcaGCAATTTGGCTTGTgatcttcataatcttcataATCTTCATACTCTTCAATCAaaaccttgataacctcaatgtctggcttgagatcttcagaatcttcagctaagtcaaaaaacttcagaagctttccattcttcagaagcttgacAATCAGAGCCACAtccagaagcagaagcagaaaGAGCATCGCAACAGCAACATAACATATTTCCGgaacttctcaggagtgaatcagtTCAAAAGCAGAAAGAGCATTGCAGCAGCAACCTGGCATCTTTTAGAACTTCTCATGATTAACGCATAAGCAGAATTCGAATCATAATATTCAAAAATTAATTTTGTTGCACGTCATAAACTCAGAATCATAACCGACTGTTAAAGTTACACActaacaaaccattagggtaccaaattttttctcacacaaatacaacattgttatcatcaaaactcaagatATATATTCAAtaccaaatcttgttctaacagtATCCATATTTCTGATTTAAATCCAAGATTGACCATACCAGGTCGATGTTCCAAAAAACTATTCATCACCGTAATAGACCGAAGTTTGTGTAGTCTGGTTTTGGAAATTTGACCACCCGCTCTACACGCTCATCAAACATCTAAGTAGAAACCGATGTTTCGATTCTATTAAAATCAACATTTTAGAGATGTTGGTTGTGGAAATCAGCATTTTAGAGACGTGTGAAGAGGGGATCAACGGAAAAAAGTATGGTAAAGAGTTGGGAATGACGATTACTTGATGGTGATGACTATCACTTGATGGTGATGATGATCACTTGATGCATGTTTCAGTGGTTATTGAATTCCAACATCAGTTAAAGAGTTATGGTTTGAGGAGCCTCCTATTTTGTACCTTTAATCAACATCAATGATGATGGGGAAGCGATCCGAAGTGGTGACCTAGGATAGTCTAATTAACTAGTTAATTACATAAAGAAGTATCCCTCCATGTTATATACTAATTTAATGATTAAGATTTATAAGAACTCTACAAAAGCAACAAAGAAAAACAGTTATCCCATTCTCCCATCATCGCATCAGATCTAAATTCCATCTCACCACTATCAAAAGGTCACACCTCTGACCCGACAACGCTCGTGGCATGGTCTAGCCTGGATACTAGTTGCGGCAACTTCGGTTCAGATACGTTTATCATTTTATTCCATTTGGTGTTAATTTTTGTGATAACTTGATACTCGAAACTGATGTTGAGATTGCTCTGGTTATGCTAAGAGATGATCTGTTTTTTCCATTATAAGATTATTCTTCAAGTTGGATTAGCTATTTCTAGAGATTGTAATGCAATAAATTTTCATTTGGTTATACCGAGATTGTTTTGTTAATTTCTGAGTTGTTAATCCGAAAACTTTCAACTTCGGTTACCAGTCGTTAATTGTGAGATGATTGTCTTTTGTGGCATTATATACTATAGACCTGCATActtttttatggtttttgttaACCTGTCTTTTAATACTAAGGTGTAGGCGTATAAAAATGTATGTAATCTAAAGTTTCTTCTTAACTCATGATGTAATCAGTCATTTTCAATGTGTTTTGGATCTTGAGGTGACTGAATTCACTTTACATGAGGAAATGATCACCTCTTTTAGTCAAGTCATAAATATGAGTAATACAAAGGGTATTTGAATAGCCAATGATGTTACATAACATATAGTGAGGAATGAGAGGAACACATCATTAATTCCGACATCGAAAGATAAGTGACACTCTTTTCCCAATTAATATTCATGTGCATTATCTATCTAATATCAAATTTATTTAGCTTCCATAAAATTATTTCTCAAGCATTATAATTGTGATGTATTTGGTTAATTATTGAGTCAAACTTGAATAAAAGATATGATAGAGATAAAATGACAAATTTTGTTTGTAACAAAACTACCGTCTGCTGTGATTTCAGGACATGAGATAAATGTGGTTGTATAAATCAGCAACATACTCAATAACACGGAGTCATGTGTTGTGATGGATACCCTTCAAGCTAACTAACTGATTCAACTACCGGGGCCAACTTGTCGTTATAGATGTTGGATTAACATATCCACCCCTATAGAGTTATAACAACATGAATCTCGGTTGAGTCTTGTCGTGCCTAATGGCATCCACGAAGATGCTTAATCTTAGTTTCATCATTGCACTGCAAATTTACATCAATCCAAGGTTTTTTGCAACTTGCAATAACAAAGGGAAGACTCATGTTTAAGTTTTTGCTCAATGACGAAAGAAGAAGTTGTAAATTTAATAGTAATGATCCATGGAAAAATGAAGATTGTAATCAAGCTGTGGATGAAGTGCTTAAACAATATAGTGAAATTGATATCTATAGTCTTTATACTTCTGGTTGTTTTGCAGCTACAATAGGTTCAAATGATCAATCAATGCAAAATTCAACCAAACGTTCGTCTAAAATGATGAGAACATTGTTgaaaaaattcaataaaaattaTGTTGATATTATTGAAAACAAATGCAGCCATTGGCAAGTGAAACATTTAAGATATGTTGATAGTAAAAAAGGAATCATAAATTATGTTTATAAAATGAAGGAAGAAAGCATATAAAGTACATGCGGCGAACTTATGATCATTTTGTGGGTTGCCTAAAATTATTGTACTTGCTGACTTCGCAGCCACAACAACTGCAGATACTAAAGCTAGTTTGTTCAATTTCCATTGCCCTTGGTCCACATTATTGATAAGTGATGATTTATGGTTGAAACATAAATTGGTGGATGAAATATGAGTTGCTACAAGGAAAAAGTTGAACCATCATTGAATTATATCGATGATGCTTTCTTTAGTTTGGCTTTATGGGTGATTATTTTATCATTTATGTGATTTCGCATAAAAGAATATCTTATTGAATTAGTGATGATGTGATTTTGAAGATACGGTCTTATCAAGAGACATTTGCACGatgaataatacaaacaggagACAACAATCGAGAAACCTCGGATTACCAATAATGGTGGTCACTGGTCCATTATAACATACCTCCTGTCGAATAAGATGACTGGGACCTCACATAACTACCTTCAGAGAGATTTCTCTAAATAATTCTTTAGCAAAATAAAGATATAATTtataaaaaagaaaaatgtaAGAATAATTCCAAATTAATATCACAAAGATCACACTTAGACATTAGAATGGAGTTTTACACCCTAGCAATTAATCTGTTAGAAAATAACACTCTGTATAGTTTGAGTGGAGTAAATCCAAACTGATAAAACCTTCTCTCTCCCTTTCCTAACTCAACCATGGTTAACTAACACCACTTTATCCTAGTCGCTATTCCTCCAATATACACATCATATCATACTCATTAAAAacaagagaaaaaaaaaagaaataattaCGCTCTTTCTCTTTCTTGTTACAAATTTTTCCGCCGCCTCGTCGTGTACACACCACCACCGCCGAAAACTTTTACCGCCGATTCACCATCCCGCCGGAAACACTCCCTACACAACCACTACATCCATTAACTcaccaaaacaaaatcatttaTTTTCAATAAAACCAAAACTTTCATGTGTTCATAATAATAGCTTCATTGAATTGATTCAGCTTATACGATGGAAGAATCTCAGAAAAATCCCCCACCAATGCCACCACTTTCCACCACATCGCCACCGCCAAAAAAGAAGCGAAACCTCCCTGGAATGCCAGGTGTATATAAAAAAAATCCATAATCATAATCATCAgttaaattaaatatatattattatatatcCTCAGTTActttaatttaattattattattcttCTTTCAAGTATTAATTTATGTCGTTGTGGTGTTTGTTTCCGTTTTCAGATCCAGATGCTGAAGTAATCGCTTTATCTCCGAACACTTTATTAGCTACGAATCGTTTCGTTTGCGAGATCTGCAACAAAGGATTCCAACGGGAACAGAATCTGCAACTTCACCGGCGAGGTCATAACATGCCGTGGAAGCTTCGGCAGCGAGGAAGCAACGAAAATCGCAAGAAAGTGTATATTTGTCCGGAACCTTCCTGTGTTCATCACAATCCGTCAAGAGCGTTAGGTGACCTCACCGGCGTGAAAAAGCACTTTAGTAGAAAGCACGGTGAGAAGAAGTGGAAATGTGAACGTTGTTCGAAAAATTACGCTGTGAAATGTGATTGGAAAGCGCATATGAAGAGTTGTGGAAGTAGAGAGTATAAATGTGATTGCGGCACTTTGTTTTCTAGGTTAATTTCTCTAATTTCtctaattatttattaatttatttgtTAATGTTATTGATAAATATTGTTGATTATAGGAGAGATAGTTTCATTACGCACAGAGCATTCTGTGATGTAGTGGCGGATGAGAGTGGAAAAGGAGGTAGCAATGTTGTTGATGCGGTGGTTTCTTCTCCGGCGACGGCTCCAGTGACTCCGTCTACGATATCTGCTGTGACTCCGTCTACGATATCTGCGGTGTCTCCTACTTTGTCGTCTATTCAGAGCTCAGGTAGAATTTACTAATTAATTTCCTATTTGAGTTTTGTACTTTTGTTTCGTAGAAAATCAAAGTGTGTATTCTTTTGGAAAATTTGCACATTCACATTCAATTTGCATGCTTTTAAATAGTAAATAAATAACATTTTTTCTTGTCCTCAAAATGGGATCGATTTGACAAATTTGTGAAATGAAAATATAAATTATTGGAGATCTTTAATTAGGTTTTTTTAATTAAAAAGTGTTGTCATGTAAGTAAGTACCTACACTAATCAATCATTCTACCACAAGTTGACAAAACAAAAAGACCATTATATTACCATTTGACTAATGTAACAAAAAGACTTCATTACAAAGTATATAAATTCAAGGACTCGGGTATAATTTTCTCTAATTTAGGGATCTATTTAGAAGTTTCTATTAAACCAACTTTATAATCGTAGTAATTAGTATATGGATGGACTTGTCCACAAATCCTATCTTTCAGAAACCGAAATTATAAAGTTAAATGTTTCTaatagtatttatttattatattattaaatTAGACATCATTATCAAACTTGTGTGAGATTTTTATAATTGTTACTACTTCCTCTAAAAAAAATTTGACCGGCATTAATTAATTTTAAGGGAAAAATTGGTACTGAATTTCATAAATGTGACGGAATAAATTATGATAAGAGTACTTCAATGGCTTTGAACTACTAGTAGTAATTAAGATGGCATGATTTAAACTTGACAGATGTGTGTTTTTAGTTTGTCTCTTAGCATGcatttattttgtttttctcTGCCGTTGAGCAGTAATCCAACCCACATTATGGACCCTCTAATCTATGGTCTATTCGTCTCCCACAATACAGTAGGACAGTGTGAAGAAATAAATATTTCTATAATGAATTGAACTCACATGTGCCTTAAACACACGGTTTATCATTTTGCTTCTCTTATTAATAATTTTTTCTTCTATTGTAATCAGATATTGCAGAAAACACAGCAAGGCTGTCACCAACACCATCTTCAAATGCTATCACTTCCACTTCTACAAGCTGTTATTCTTCATTCAGTACTCTCATGTCAAGTTTGACTCACTCAAATTGCTCCGCAGCTTTCTCTGTCACTGAACCCACCACCCTCTCACTTTTCACACCACTCTATCTCTccaacagcaacaacaaccatGATTACCCTATTTCCCACTATACCACTGTATCTCCACAACCAGCATTATCGGCCACTGCATTGCTCCATAAAGCTGCTCAAGTGGGTTCATCTTCGTCTAATGCATCCTTACTTCGTGCTTTAGGCTTGAAAGAAAACACTGTCAGTAGTATTAACAGTACCACAAAAGTACAATGGAAGAATGAGCATGATCATGTAAAGCAAGAGAATGAGCCTGAGGCAGATTACCTTGGGCTTGGACTTCCCTATGGGAATGAAATGATAGGCTCAACCGGTCAGCCCATGACCCGTGATCTTCTTGGTTTAAGCATGGGATTGGGTAGAGGGGATGATCTTTCTGCGCTGCTCACATCTTTTGGAGGGAACTTTGATTCATCCACAAAGAGATGAGCAACTTTAAAAAAATGGTTGGAACCGAGTAAAGGCTTTCGCAATTTTGATCGGTACAAAATAAGTGTTCCGACACTAAATGTGATCGTTATAGCATAATTAACATAAAAATGATTAATAGCTATATCGGTATCGACCATAATTTATTGCGGTTGTTTTTGCGATAGTGGATATTTTTAGACAATTGAGTAGTGGCCCCACCTAGGagttttttgttttgttttgttttcgTGACTGGTAAATTAGCCAACTCATGTTCTATTTCTTTGGCATAACTTGAGTTGGCTCTAGATATATAAATGATTCGATTGTAGAAACTACTTTTTGAATATTTATATGTATATACGTCTTTTTAATTTGATGTATTTTCTATAGATGTAATAATAGCGCTCCAATCTCAATCGTCAAATTATTGACATGGCTTCTTATTCCTCTGGGATGTTTTTATTCCTTGCGTATATCTTTTAGACACGACAGGACATTTTCAGATATAGGTGTTCGGTAGAATCAAATATGAGCAACTAGTTACACGTTGATTTTGGTTCGATCCAATCAATTTTAgctttttaaaaaaatacaattCAATAATGTGTTGATTCAATTTGAATCATACGAGTCTTGTAAGAAAATAGTTTTTTCTTGTTGAAAGAGAATTTTCATTGAAtttcaaaagtgttgaaagaaATTAATTTTATGTTGTTGAAAgaattttcataatttacacGCAGAAGATAATATGAAAGAATATGATCATCCAAGAGCTTAGAATGGTGTTGTCTCTTACATAAAAGCTATTGAAGTTGATATTGATAATGAGGATAAAAAGCTAAAACTTGTACGACTCCTTTTATTTTCTATGAGCATATCAAATCTACTTTGATACATGTCAATGAAACTTTGACCTTTATAGTATTAGTAATAAGAGGTGGGCCTTTGTATGAAGAATGTaaaatcaattttcaaatatTGGAAATATTCATAAATGAGATATGAATCAACCACTTATAAATTGTTCcctttaaattataaaatattgTAAATTGTTTTATATTCTTTAAATCTTAAATTTAACtcaaattttaaaaatttataaaaaataaattgtaGATGTTAGGATTCGAACGCATGATAGACGTcacttttcaccacggttgaaagttccaaccgtggtgaaagtggcttaaaaataaataataaataaaattgtAGATGCTAGGATTCGAACGCATGACCAAACGTCACTTTTCACCACGGTTGTTACCTATAACCGTTGTGAAATGTCTTTTAGTAAATACAAAAAAACGTTCAAT containing:
- the LOC127082208 gene encoding zinc finger protein ENHYDROUS, producing MEESQKNPPPMPPLSTTSPPPKKKRNLPGMPDPDAEVIALSPNTLLATNRFVCEICNKGFQREQNLQLHRRGHNMPWKLRQRGSNENRKKVYICPEPSCVHHNPSRALGDLTGVKKHFSRKHGEKKWKCERCSKNYAVKCDWKAHMKSCGSREYKCDCGTLFSRRDSFITHRAFCDVVADESGKGGSNVVDAVVSSPATAPVTPSTISAVTPSTISAVSPTLSSIQSSDIAENTARLSPTPSSNAITSTSTSCYSSFSTLMSSLTHSNCSAAFSVTEPTTLSLFTPLYLSNSNNNHDYPISHYTTVSPQPALSATALLHKAAQVGSSSSNASLLRALGLKENTVSSINSTTKVQWKNEHDHVKQENEPEADYLGLGLPYGNEMIGSTGQPMTRDLLGLSMGLGRGDDLSALLTSFGGNFDSSTKR